One Paraburkholderia sp. IMGN_8 DNA window includes the following coding sequences:
- a CDS encoding DUF2339 domain-containing protein codes for MSWIFVVFGAVIGIGIALSYDFSITNGTVVGALVGFALARMVMKKPRDAATEPTAKPAATDSWNPPNELAARVERLEREIVVLRGEILQLRGGAATGASVGEAASAPPPMFKLRPPAAVPRPYAMPPATVRKQRRAAEVAPAQSAAVSPAASVGAVTPPASTGAAAAVPVAPLVSASIPTPPPLPQTPPASPRGPDLAERLFKAGRDWLFGGNTVVRVGIIVLFFGIAFLLKYAADNSLLPIEFRLAGVALAATALLAVGWRIGERRGAYGLILQGGGVGALYLTVFAATRLYHLLPAGAALPLMIAICALSAFLAVRQNASSLAFMGSAGGFLAPVLLSTGGGSHVMLFSYYALLNAGIFAIAWFKAWRPLNLLGFVFTFSIGAAWGMTAYRPELLSSTEPFLILFFLMYVGIALLYAVRRELALKHYVDGTLVFGTPLVAIGLQAALMKSTEFGLAWSAVALAAFYLAIAAWLARRRERLGMLFEAMLALAVIFATLAVPLAFSGPTTSATWAIEGAAITWLGVRQRRLTAFGFGLLMQLAAACAFIAGTGLQIDYREVWPVLNGAYIATALIALAAIFTGWRLHGRSEASAWHAWMPQIGLVAAIWGLLWWVLGGIHEIFEYAHAHLSYDSARFEDAFVALLATLTAWLAHGARRKLSWPLAEWPALTLVPSLALLVASLFMYSITPVSGYGWLVCAIVAAFTYVLLWRQQRDVGDRVLAPLHTLMFWAVGVLFALEGYWGLRAYVPEGAWSWSAWAYGFGILLLLVAAVGHRLRWPVARYTQAYQVWGAAPLAALLWGWSIASVISDGSAAPLFWLPIVNPLDVAQILAFIAFAVWLRRLRELGLTWHPRAFDYAVLATLFLWFNALLLRTLHHHFHAAYDVDAVLASFNLQQVFLVGWSAFAFAGLWLARRDSIVRLCAIASTPLVLVMWVWTFFANLTQDGGAWARLPLFNPLDLVQAVIFALAALWLVRISRLGVPIGEYRVPLQAVVGVTGFIWLNAMLLRTLHHWTGVPYQFDDMSHSMLVQASVSVFWTVCALAMMIWATRRASRLFWFVGGALLAATVVKLFLFDLSHVTGIERIVSFIGIGVMLLLIGYFSPLPPKAVVMETEQ; via the coding sequence ATGAGCTGGATATTCGTGGTGTTCGGCGCGGTGATCGGTATCGGGATCGCCTTGTCGTACGACTTTTCGATCACTAACGGTACTGTGGTGGGTGCGCTCGTCGGCTTTGCGCTTGCGCGCATGGTGATGAAAAAGCCTCGCGACGCGGCGACCGAACCCACGGCTAAGCCGGCCGCGACCGATAGCTGGAATCCGCCCAATGAACTGGCCGCGCGTGTCGAGCGGCTCGAGCGGGAGATTGTCGTACTGCGCGGTGAAATCCTGCAACTGCGCGGCGGCGCTGCCACGGGCGCGTCCGTCGGCGAAGCAGCAAGCGCTCCACCTCCGATGTTCAAACTGCGGCCGCCCGCGGCTGTGCCGCGTCCGTACGCGATGCCTCCTGCAACGGTCCGGAAGCAGCGCCGCGCGGCGGAGGTCGCGCCGGCGCAGTCCGCGGCCGTGAGTCCTGCGGCGAGCGTCGGTGCAGTCACGCCGCCGGCGTCGACAGGCGCCGCTGCGGCTGTGCCGGTCGCGCCGCTCGTGTCGGCATCGATCCCGACTCCGCCGCCGCTGCCCCAAACACCGCCTGCATCGCCGCGCGGGCCAGATCTCGCCGAACGCCTCTTCAAAGCCGGTCGCGACTGGCTGTTCGGCGGCAACACGGTGGTGCGGGTCGGCATCATCGTGCTGTTCTTCGGCATCGCCTTCCTGCTCAAGTACGCGGCCGACAACAGCCTGTTGCCGATCGAATTCCGCCTTGCCGGCGTCGCGCTTGCCGCGACCGCGTTGCTCGCCGTCGGTTGGCGCATCGGCGAGCGCCGTGGCGCATATGGGCTGATCTTGCAGGGCGGCGGCGTCGGCGCGCTGTACCTGACGGTGTTTGCCGCTACCAGGCTCTATCATCTGCTGCCGGCCGGCGCGGCACTGCCGCTGATGATCGCGATCTGCGCGTTGAGTGCGTTTCTGGCGGTGCGGCAGAATGCGTCCTCGCTCGCCTTCATGGGCAGCGCGGGTGGTTTTCTCGCGCCGGTGCTGCTCTCGACCGGCGGCGGCAGTCACGTGATGCTGTTCAGCTACTACGCGCTGCTCAACGCCGGCATCTTCGCGATTGCGTGGTTCAAGGCGTGGCGTCCGCTGAATCTGCTCGGTTTCGTGTTCACGTTTTCGATCGGCGCCGCGTGGGGCATGACGGCCTACCGGCCCGAGCTGCTCTCCAGCACCGAACCGTTCCTGATTCTGTTCTTCCTGATGTACGTCGGCATTGCGCTGCTGTACGCGGTGCGCCGCGAGCTTGCGCTCAAGCATTACGTCGACGGTACGCTGGTATTCGGCACCCCGTTGGTCGCCATCGGCCTGCAAGCCGCATTGATGAAAAGCACCGAGTTCGGTCTGGCGTGGAGCGCGGTGGCGCTGGCCGCGTTCTACCTCGCGATCGCGGCCTGGCTGGCGCGACGCCGCGAGCGCCTGGGCATGCTGTTCGAGGCCATGCTGGCGCTGGCTGTGATTTTCGCGACGCTGGCCGTACCGCTCGCTTTCAGCGGCCCGACGACGAGCGCCACGTGGGCCATCGAAGGCGCCGCGATCACCTGGCTCGGCGTGCGCCAGCGGCGTCTGACCGCGTTCGGTTTCGGCTTGCTGATGCAACTGGCCGCGGCCTGCGCGTTTATCGCCGGCACTGGACTGCAGATCGATTACAGGGAGGTTTGGCCGGTCCTGAATGGCGCCTATATCGCCACGGCGCTGATTGCCCTCGCCGCTATTTTCACGGGATGGCGTCTGCATGGCCGCAGCGAAGCGAGCGCGTGGCACGCGTGGATGCCGCAGATCGGTCTTGTCGCCGCAATCTGGGGGCTGCTGTGGTGGGTTCTGGGCGGCATCCACGAAATCTTCGAATATGCGCATGCCCATCTTTCCTATGACAGCGCTCGCTTCGAGGACGCGTTCGTCGCACTGCTCGCCACGCTGACCGCCTGGCTTGCGCATGGCGCGCGCCGCAAGCTGAGCTGGCCGCTCGCCGAGTGGCCGGCGCTGACGCTGGTGCCATCCCTCGCGTTGCTGGTGGCGAGCCTGTTCATGTACAGCATAACGCCGGTTAGCGGCTACGGCTGGCTGGTTTGCGCGATCGTTGCGGCATTCACCTACGTGTTGTTGTGGCGTCAGCAGCGCGATGTCGGCGACCGCGTGCTCGCACCGCTGCATACGCTGATGTTCTGGGCGGTCGGCGTGCTCTTCGCGCTCGAAGGCTACTGGGGTTTGCGCGCGTATGTGCCCGAAGGAGCGTGGAGCTGGAGCGCGTGGGCCTATGGTTTCGGCATTCTGCTGCTGTTGGTGGCAGCCGTCGGGCACCGTCTGCGCTGGCCGGTTGCGCGCTACACGCAGGCTTATCAGGTGTGGGGCGCGGCGCCTCTCGCGGCTTTGCTGTGGGGGTGGAGTATCGCGAGCGTTATCAGCGACGGCAGCGCCGCACCGCTTTTCTGGCTGCCGATCGTGAATCCGCTCGACGTCGCGCAGATACTCGCGTTCATCGCTTTCGCCGTGTGGTTGCGGCGCCTGCGCGAGCTGGGTCTGACATGGCATCCGCGCGCTTTCGACTACGCCGTGCTCGCCACGCTGTTCCTGTGGTTCAACGCGTTGCTGCTGCGCACGCTGCACCATCATTTTCATGCCGCGTACGATGTCGATGCAGTGCTGGCGTCGTTCAATCTGCAGCAGGTGTTCCTCGTCGGCTGGAGCGCGTTTGCTTTCGCCGGCCTATGGCTCGCGCGGCGCGACAGCATCGTGCGGCTGTGCGCGATCGCGTCGACACCGCTCGTGCTGGTGATGTGGGTGTGGACCTTCTTTGCGAACCTCACCCAGGACGGCGGCGCGTGGGCGCGCCTGCCGCTCTTCAATCCGCTCGATCTGGTGCAGGCGGTGATTTTCGCGCTGGCGGCGCTGTGGCTCGTGCGCATCAGCCGCCTTGGCGTGCCGATCGGCGAATATCGTGTGCCGTTGCAGGCGGTGGTCGGTGTGACCGGGTTCATCTGGCTCAATGCGATGCTGCTGCGTACGCTGCATCATTGGACCGGCGTGCCGTACCAGTTCGACGACATGTCGCACTCGATGCTCGTGCAAGCCTCCGTGTCGGTATTCTGGACGGTCTGCGCGCTCGCTATGATGATCTGGGCGACGCGCCGCGCGAGCCGCCTGTTCTGGTTCGTCGGCGGCGCTTTGCTGGCGGCGACCGTCGTCAAGCTGTTCCTGTTCGACCTGTCGCATGTGACGGGTATCGAGCGGATCGTGTCGTTCATCGGTATCGGCGTGATGTTGCTGCTGATCGGCTACTTCTCGCCGTTGCCGCCAAAAGCTGTCGTGATGGAAACTGAGCAATGA
- a CDS encoding DUF3999 domain-containing protein has protein sequence MKRFLIVTGWCVAISFMATPPVAAAADYFARRFALELDSGAAYYSIKLPAAAYAASRRGDLGDVRVFNGAGEPVPYSLDAPRDAARTPPTLRTVRWFPLPVTAADSAGAPLGVTIAADGSLRTTAAPPARAQHDTDLVDLGHVAGEAGALVVHLRNDNYQGRVTVESSNDLRSWQPAGDAQLLKVTYNGSTLSQDRIALDAVRARYVRLRWLDGAPYIESIDLEVQTASADRAQRADTQREWREGIVAHAGPTAGEYFFETGGPYPVDRLRLNLPQPNTVAPAIVYSRPSLQTPWREVSNATLYRLHNGPVEQSNPSIEVAADTDRQWRVVVDTRNGGLGSGALTIAAGWRPATLTFVARGSAPFTLEVGSEAVVSSAVSREDLLMGASSVAVAARLGEALPVAPDDADAQSANKDKDAMRRYVLWAALLLAVGSLGVIAWRLARGARVAADAAGNAPGATADKAGNAGRADGTGQSNRKA, from the coding sequence ATGAAGCGTTTCTTGATTGTGACCGGTTGGTGCGTTGCGATTTCGTTCATGGCGACGCCGCCGGTGGCGGCTGCGGCCGATTATTTTGCGCGGCGCTTTGCGCTCGAACTCGACAGTGGCGCCGCGTACTACAGCATCAAGCTGCCGGCTGCCGCGTACGCGGCGAGCCGGCGCGGCGATCTCGGCGACGTGCGCGTGTTCAACGGCGCCGGCGAGCCGGTGCCGTATTCGCTCGATGCGCCGCGCGATGCGGCCCGCACGCCGCCCACGCTGCGCACGGTGCGCTGGTTTCCGTTGCCGGTTACCGCTGCGGACAGCGCCGGCGCGCCGCTGGGCGTGACGATCGCGGCCGACGGGTCGCTGCGTACCACCGCGGCGCCGCCGGCACGCGCGCAACACGATACGGATCTGGTCGATCTCGGCCATGTGGCGGGCGAGGCGGGCGCCTTGGTCGTGCATCTGCGCAACGACAACTATCAAGGACGCGTGACGGTCGAATCGAGCAACGATTTGCGCAGCTGGCAACCCGCCGGCGATGCACAACTGCTCAAGGTCACCTATAACGGCAGCACGTTGAGTCAGGACCGCATTGCGCTGGATGCGGTGCGGGCGCGTTACGTGCGGCTGCGTTGGCTCGACGGCGCGCCGTACATCGAATCGATCGACCTCGAGGTGCAGACCGCCAGCGCGGACCGCGCGCAGCGCGCGGATACCCAGCGGGAATGGCGCGAAGGCATTGTTGCTCACGCGGGGCCGACGGCCGGCGAGTATTTCTTCGAGACCGGCGGCCCTTATCCCGTCGACCGTTTGCGCTTGAATTTGCCGCAGCCCAATACAGTGGCGCCGGCCATCGTCTATTCGCGCCCAAGTCTGCAGACGCCGTGGCGCGAGGTCTCGAACGCGACGCTGTACCGGTTGCACAATGGTCCGGTGGAGCAGAGCAATCCATCGATCGAGGTGGCGGCGGATACGGACCGTCAATGGCGCGTGGTGGTCGACACGCGCAACGGCGGCTTGGGGAGCGGTGCGTTGACTATCGCGGCGGGCTGGCGTCCGGCGACGCTCACGTTCGTCGCGCGCGGATCGGCTCCGTTTACGCTGGAGGTGGGCAGTGAAGCGGTTGTGTCATCGGCGGTGAGCCGCGAGGATTTGCTGATGGGCGCGTCTTCGGTTGCCGTCGCGGCGCGGCTGGGAGAAGCGCTGCCCGTCGCGCCGGACGATGCCGATGCGCAGTCGGCGAACAAGGACAAGGATGCGATGCGCCGCTATGTTTTGTGGGCGGCTCTGCTGCTGGCCGTCGGCTCGCTTGGTGTGATCGCCTGGCGGCTCGCGCGTGGTGCTCGGGTCGCAGCGGATGCGGCCGGCAATGCGCCGGGTGCGACGGCTGACAAGGCGGGCAATGCGGGCAGAGCCGACGGCACCGGTCAAAGCAACCGCAAGGCCTGA
- the ompR gene encoding two-component system response regulator OmpR, with protein sequence METKNPSKILVVDDDPRLRDLLRRYLGEQGFNVYVAENAPSMNKLWVRERFDLLVLDLMLPGEDGLSICRRLRGSNDRTPIIMLTAKGEDVDRIVGLEMGADDYLPKPFNPRELVARIHAVLRRQSPSELPGAPSETTEVFEFGEFALNLATRTLTKAGQEIPLTTGEFSVLKVFARHPRQPLSREKLMELARGREYEVFDRSLDVQISRLRKLIEPDPGSPRFIQTVWGLGYVFIPDGAA encoded by the coding sequence ATGGAAACCAAAAACCCTTCGAAAATCCTCGTCGTCGACGACGATCCGCGCTTGCGCGATCTGCTGCGCCGTTACCTTGGTGAACAGGGCTTCAATGTCTATGTTGCCGAGAACGCGCCGTCCATGAACAAGCTCTGGGTGCGTGAGCGCTTCGATTTGCTGGTGCTCGACCTGATGCTGCCCGGCGAGGACGGCCTGTCGATCTGCCGCCGCTTGCGCGGCAGCAACGACCGCACGCCGATCATCATGCTGACGGCCAAGGGCGAAGACGTCGATCGCATTGTCGGCCTCGAAATGGGCGCCGACGACTATCTGCCCAAGCCGTTCAACCCGCGCGAACTGGTCGCGCGGATTCACGCGGTGCTGCGCCGCCAGTCGCCTTCCGAGCTGCCCGGCGCGCCGTCCGAGACCACTGAAGTGTTCGAGTTCGGCGAGTTCGCGCTGAATCTCGCCACCCGCACGCTGACCAAGGCCGGCCAGGAAATCCCACTGACCACCGGCGAATTCTCGGTGCTGAAGGTGTTTGCCCGTCATCCGCGTCAGCCGTTATCGCGTGAAAAGCTGATGGAACTGGCGCGCGGCCGTGAATATGAAGTCTTCGACCGCAGCCTCGACGTGCAAATTTCGCGTCTGCGCAAGTTGATCGAACCCGATCCAGGCAGCCCGCGCTTCATTCAGACCGTCTGGGGGCTTGGCTACGTATTCATTCCCGACGGTGCAGCCTGA
- a CDS encoding glycerate kinase, with amino-acid sequence MPNLPSSPVVVIAPDSFKGSLSAEQVAQAIASGIQRARPDADVRICPMADGGEGTLDAMLTSGGERRKLSVRGAAGPVREALTGLLADGSAIIETAEIVGITDPVGMGVPVEARSTRGMGEAIRALLDAGVRRFFVALGGSSTNDGGAGLLAGLGLKLFDAQDKELDATPEHLARVARLDVSQLDARLADVSFVGMSDVDNPLTGDHGATAVFGPQKGVKPEQIAAIDAALGHFADLLEAALGRTARDQPGAGAAGGLGFALHMLGAQFEPGAETVARQIGLDAALKGANWLITGEGRSDVQTLHGKAPFIACRHAQAVGVPATLLSGAVDSAALPRLAEYFSGCFSPAPGPITLEVAIRDAARLLADAAEQLTRLKYGAR; translated from the coding sequence ATGCCGAATCTGCCGTCCTCGCCTGTCGTCGTTATTGCTCCCGATTCCTTCAAAGGCTCGCTCAGCGCCGAGCAGGTCGCGCAGGCGATTGCGTCCGGCATCCAGCGCGCCCGGCCCGACGCCGACGTGCGCATCTGTCCGATGGCCGACGGCGGCGAAGGGACGCTCGACGCCATGCTCACGAGCGGCGGCGAGCGCCGCAAGCTGAGCGTGCGCGGCGCGGCCGGGCCGGTGCGCGAAGCGCTCACCGGACTGCTCGCGGACGGCAGCGCGATCATCGAAACCGCGGAAATCGTCGGCATCACGGATCCGGTCGGCATGGGCGTGCCGGTCGAGGCGCGCAGCACGCGCGGCATGGGCGAAGCAATCCGCGCACTGCTCGACGCGGGCGTGCGGCGCTTTTTCGTCGCGCTCGGCGGCAGCAGCACGAATGACGGCGGCGCGGGTCTGCTCGCTGGTCTCGGCCTGAAGCTTTTCGACGCGCAGGACAAGGAACTCGACGCGACGCCCGAACACCTCGCGCGCGTGGCGCGCCTCGATGTGTCGCAACTCGACGCCCGGCTGGCGGACGTGTCGTTCGTCGGCATGTCGGACGTAGACAACCCGCTTACCGGCGATCACGGCGCAACCGCGGTGTTCGGTCCGCAAAAAGGCGTGAAGCCGGAGCAGATTGCCGCGATCGACGCCGCCCTCGGCCACTTTGCCGATCTGCTCGAAGCGGCGCTCGGGCGAACCGCGCGCGATCAACCCGGCGCGGGCGCGGCTGGCGGTCTGGGCTTCGCGCTGCATATGCTGGGTGCGCAGTTCGAGCCGGGCGCGGAAACCGTCGCGCGGCAAATCGGCCTCGACGCCGCGCTCAAGGGCGCCAACTGGCTGATCACAGGCGAAGGCCGTTCGGATGTCCAAACGCTGCACGGCAAGGCGCCCTTCATCGCCTGCCGTCACGCGCAGGCAGTGGGCGTGCCGGCCACGCTGCTATCGGGCGCGGTCGACTCCGCGGCGCTGCCGCGCCTCGCCGAATATTTCAGCGGCTGCTTCTCGCCCGCCCCCGGGCCGATCACGCTGGAGGTGGCGATTCGCGACGCAGCGCGCCTGCTCGCCGACGCGGCCGAGCAGCTGACGCGCCTGAAATACGGCGCGCGTTGA
- a CDS encoding DUF1800 domain-containing protein, translated as MKLLTDGNLARWPAVAAIVAAVACTAVTYSLPAFAVQQGVSHAPRLKHHPQAAAPAASPSEQDFLDADDARFFLTRVGFAPDNAELAQYVGLTREQAVDKVLAATRTEAITPMPAWVLEPIPTRETRKAWTADQRRDEQRLRGERYEILRAWWVREMASTPSPLTERMTLFWHNHFTSGQDKVQYPQQMAQQNILLRRDALGNFGELLHDVAKDPAMLHYLDGENSRKGKPNENFAREVMELFTLGEGHYTQQDVSEAARAYTGWSLDPDTEAYVWRPNQHDDGNKTVLGRSGPFDGDQVLDILLARPETATFVTSKLWREFVSDTPDQARIAPIAAQFRASHYDIKVALRGLFLSDAFWDDDDRGVLVKSPVEFVVGTLRAFDIGYDNTAPFAAQIRTLGENLFYPPNVKGWPGGTNWINSSTLLARKQFVEQLFRATEAAGPRRTKNAMDAMSGASGGVQTNAPMQRAVARVGQGGVRFDIDTWLTHYNTTPAAKPGLSAELQLQHAVLPLAPVDAIETDSTASAYLEALLMDPAYQLK; from the coding sequence ATGAAATTGCTGACAGACGGTAATCTTGCGCGATGGCCGGCGGTCGCTGCCATCGTAGCGGCGGTGGCGTGCACGGCGGTTACGTACAGTTTGCCTGCGTTTGCCGTGCAGCAAGGTGTGTCTCATGCGCCGCGTCTGAAGCATCACCCGCAAGCGGCCGCCCCCGCAGCCTCCCCATCCGAGCAGGACTTCCTCGACGCCGATGACGCGCGTTTCTTCCTCACGCGCGTAGGTTTCGCGCCGGATAATGCCGAGCTCGCGCAATACGTCGGACTGACACGAGAGCAGGCAGTCGACAAAGTGCTGGCGGCAACCCGGACCGAAGCCATCACGCCGATGCCCGCGTGGGTGCTCGAACCGATCCCGACACGCGAAACACGCAAGGCATGGACAGCCGACCAGCGCCGCGACGAACAGCGTTTGCGCGGCGAGCGTTACGAAATATTGCGTGCGTGGTGGGTGCGTGAGATGGCGAGCACACCGTCGCCGCTGACCGAGCGGATGACGCTCTTCTGGCACAACCATTTCACGTCGGGTCAGGACAAAGTCCAGTATCCGCAGCAAATGGCGCAGCAGAACATCCTGTTGCGCCGCGACGCGCTCGGCAATTTCGGCGAGCTGTTGCACGACGTCGCGAAAGACCCGGCGATGCTGCACTACCTCGATGGCGAGAACAGTCGCAAAGGCAAGCCCAACGAAAACTTCGCGCGGGAGGTGATGGAACTGTTCACGCTCGGCGAAGGGCACTACACGCAGCAAGACGTATCGGAAGCCGCGCGTGCCTACACAGGCTGGAGTCTCGATCCCGACACCGAGGCATACGTATGGCGCCCCAACCAGCACGACGACGGCAACAAGACCGTGCTCGGTCGAAGCGGTCCGTTCGACGGCGATCAGGTGCTCGACATCCTGCTCGCGCGACCGGAAACCGCCACCTTCGTCACAAGCAAACTCTGGCGCGAGTTCGTCTCCGACACGCCCGACCAGGCTCGCATCGCGCCGATCGCCGCGCAGTTTCGCGCAAGTCACTACGACATCAAGGTGGCGCTGCGCGGCCTCTTCCTGAGCGACGCATTCTGGGACGACGACGATCGCGGCGTGCTCGTGAAATCGCCGGTGGAATTCGTGGTCGGGACATTGCGTGCGTTCGATATCGGTTACGACAACACCGCACCGTTCGCCGCGCAGATTCGCACGCTCGGCGAGAACCTGTTCTATCCGCCGAACGTCAAAGGGTGGCCGGGCGGCACGAACTGGATCAACAGTTCGACGTTGCTCGCGCGCAAGCAATTCGTCGAGCAGTTGTTTCGCGCGACCGAGGCTGCAGGTCCGCGGCGCACGAAGAACGCGATGGACGCGATGAGCGGTGCGTCGGGCGGCGTCCAGACGAATGCGCCGATGCAGCGGGCAGTGGCGCGCGTCGGCCAGGGCGGCGTACGATTTGACATCGACACGTGGCTGACGCATTACAACACCACGCCGGCGGCGAAGCCCGGGTTGTCGGCGGAGCTTCAGTTGCAGCATGCTGTCTTGCCGCTAGCGCCGGTCGATGCAATCGAAACGGATTCGACCGCCAGCGCCTATCTGGAAGCGTTGCTGATGGACCCGGCGTATCAACTCAAATGA
- a CDS encoding squalene/phytoene synthase family protein produces MNFDEYCQQKAAPPGSSTYYALRQAPTASQPLLTALFALRREFEETVQEISDPAIGRTKLAWWQNEIASLASGAPSHPVSKALAAYLPDTKAEFPALQALLAGFEMDLDQARYLDYPNLRRYLQGVGGTFASLVARATARDTAQAANWSAPLGEALLLAQFVVETGNDARHGRIYIPIDEMQRFNVTAADLINRKYSDAFTALMRFETKRARDALHAALAALPAKERRAQRTLAAQTALALALLDEIERDGFHVLHQRIALTPIRKLWIAWRAR; encoded by the coding sequence GTGAATTTCGACGAATATTGCCAGCAGAAAGCGGCGCCGCCCGGATCGAGCACTTACTATGCGCTTCGGCAGGCGCCCACAGCAAGCCAGCCGCTCTTGACCGCGTTGTTCGCGCTGCGCCGCGAGTTCGAGGAAACCGTTCAGGAGATCAGCGATCCCGCCATCGGCCGGACCAAACTCGCGTGGTGGCAAAACGAGATCGCCTCACTGGCTTCGGGTGCGCCGTCGCATCCGGTTTCAAAAGCGCTGGCGGCTTATCTGCCCGATACGAAGGCCGAGTTTCCGGCGTTGCAGGCATTGCTCGCCGGTTTTGAAATGGACCTCGACCAGGCGCGTTATCTCGACTACCCGAATCTGCGGCGCTATCTGCAAGGCGTCGGCGGCACGTTCGCGTCTCTGGTGGCGCGCGCGACGGCAAGGGACACGGCGCAGGCGGCGAACTGGTCCGCACCGCTCGGCGAGGCCCTGCTGCTTGCGCAGTTCGTCGTCGAAACCGGCAACGATGCGCGGCACGGCCGCATCTATATTCCGATCGACGAAATGCAGCGCTTTAACGTCACGGCTGCCGATCTGATCAATCGCAAGTACAGCGACGCCTTTACGGCGTTGATGCGCTTCGAGACAAAGCGCGCCCGCGATGCGTTGCACGCGGCTCTCGCCGCGCTGCCCGCCAAAGAGCGCCGCGCACAGCGCACCTTGGCCGCGCAGACGGCGCTGGCGTTGGCGCTGCTGGATGAAATCGAACGCGACGGCTTTCACGTGCTGCATCAGCGCATCGCGTTGACGCCGATTCGCAAGCTGTGGATTGCGTGGCGCGCCAGGTAA
- a CDS encoding DUF1501 domain-containing protein, whose translation MKRRSFLSMGAAASATLWLPRAFGAQATAPGAPMKRGYGNLLILVELKGGNDGLNTVIPFADPTYHQLRKSIGIKREQAIQLDDRTALHPSLQPLMPLWQSQQLAIVQGVSYAQPNLSHFRSIEIWDTASRSDQYLREGWLTRAFAQAPVPPGFVADGVVIGSAEMGPLANGARAIALVNPAQFVKASRLATPVSLHERNPELAHILDVENDIVKAADRLRPTQGQAQLKTVFPGGAFGASIKTAMQVLAAGDSPKEVPLRDAPQGQPRSGQGVAVIRLTLNGFDTHQNQPGQQAALLKQLAEGFASMKSALLELGRWDDTLVMTYAEFGRRPRENQSNGTDHGTVAPHFVMGGRVRGGLYGVPPVLARLDGNGNLPVGVDFRQLYATVLGPWWGLDASTILQQRFEPLPLLRV comes from the coding sequence ATGAAACGACGCAGCTTTCTCTCGATGGGCGCGGCCGCGAGCGCGACGCTCTGGTTGCCGCGCGCGTTCGGCGCACAAGCAACGGCGCCTGGCGCGCCAATGAAGCGCGGCTACGGCAATCTGCTGATCCTCGTCGAGTTGAAGGGCGGCAACGACGGTTTGAATACCGTGATTCCGTTTGCCGATCCAACTTACCATCAGTTGCGCAAGAGCATCGGCATCAAACGCGAGCAGGCGATTCAACTCGATGATCGGACTGCGTTGCATCCATCGTTGCAGCCATTGATGCCGCTCTGGCAGAGCCAGCAACTGGCGATCGTGCAGGGCGTCAGTTACGCACAGCCGAACCTGTCGCATTTCCGCTCGATCGAGATCTGGGACACCGCATCGCGTTCGGATCAATATCTGCGCGAGGGCTGGCTCACGCGTGCGTTCGCGCAGGCGCCGGTTCCACCCGGCTTTGTCGCGGATGGCGTGGTGATCGGCAGTGCCGAAATGGGACCGCTCGCGAACGGCGCACGCGCGATCGCGCTGGTCAATCCCGCTCAGTTCGTCAAGGCCTCGCGTCTCGCCACGCCGGTGTCGCTTCACGAGCGCAATCCCGAGTTGGCGCACATTCTCGACGTCGAGAACGACATCGTGAAGGCGGCCGATCGTCTGCGTCCCACGCAAGGCCAGGCGCAGTTGAAGACGGTATTTCCCGGCGGAGCATTTGGCGCTTCGATCAAGACCGCGATGCAGGTGCTCGCCGCCGGCGACTCCCCGAAGGAAGTCCCCTTGCGGGACGCTCCGCAAGGACAGCCGCGCAGCGGGCAGGGCGTCGCGGTGATCCGGTTGACGCTGAACGGTTTCGATACGCACCAGAACCAGCCCGGCCAGCAGGCGGCGCTACTCAAGCAGTTGGCGGAAGGTTTCGCGTCGATGAAGTCCGCGCTGCTAGAGCTTGGCCGCTGGGACGATACGCTGGTGATGACCTATGCCGAGTTCGGCCGGCGCCCGCGCGAGAATCAAAGCAACGGCACCGATCATGGCACCGTTGCACCGCACTTCGTGATGGGCGGCCGCGTGCGAGGCGGATTGTATGGCGTGCCGCCGGTGCTCGCGCGCCTCGACGGCAACGGCAATCTGCCGGTCGGCGTCGATTTCCGGCAGCTCTACGCCACCGTGCTTGGACCGTGGTGGGGGTTGGACGCGTCCACGATCTTGCAGCAGCGGTTCGAGCCGCTACCTTTGCTGCGCGTTTGA
- a CDS encoding MarR family transcriptional regulator, with protein sequence MKASAKTGLEQLLTYRLHVLNKLTERGISERYQDKLGVTLPEARVIASVGSFGPFSIMELARHANLDKSQASRAAEALIRQGLVKREPSAEDGRVVLVSLTTEGRALYRKVMPIARKWNDDLFECLDEQEKIAFGDALDKIIHTMTAREE encoded by the coding sequence ATGAAGGCCTCCGCCAAAACTGGACTGGAACAACTCCTTACGTACCGTCTGCACGTGTTGAACAAACTCACTGAGCGTGGCATCAGCGAACGCTATCAGGACAAGCTGGGGGTGACGTTGCCGGAAGCGCGAGTGATTGCGTCGGTGGGATCGTTCGGACCGTTTTCGATCATGGAGCTGGCGCGGCACGCGAATCTCGACAAGAGCCAGGCGAGCCGTGCTGCCGAGGCGTTGATCAGGCAAGGGCTCGTGAAGCGCGAGCCGAGCGCCGAAGACGGTCGTGTGGTGCTGGTGTCGCTAACCACTGAAGGCCGCGCGCTGTATCGCAAAGTAATGCCGATCGCGCGCAAGTGGAATGACGATCTGTTCGAGTGCCTCGACGAACAGGAAAAAATCGCGTTCGGCGATGCGCTCGACAAGATCATCCATACGATGACCGCGCGCGAGGAGTGA